From Pongo pygmaeus isolate AG05252 chromosome 1, NHGRI_mPonPyg2-v2.0_pri, whole genome shotgun sequence, one genomic window encodes:
- the KTI12 gene encoding protein KTI12 homolog encodes MPLVVFCGLPYSGKSRRTEELRVALAAEGRAVYVVDDAAVLGAEDPTVYGDSAREKALRGALRASVERRLSRHDVVILDSLNYIKGFRYELYCLARAARTPLCLVYCVRPGGPSAGPQVGGANENLGRNVSVSWRPRAEEDGRAQAAGSSVLRELHTADSVVNGSAQADVPKELEREESGAAESPALVTPESEKSAKHGSGAFYSPELLEALTLRFEAPDSRNRWDRPLFTLVGLKEPLPLAGIRSALFENRAPPPHQSTQSQPLASGSFLHQLDQVTSQVLAGLMEAQKSAVPGDLLTLPGTTEHLRFTRPLTMAELSRLRRQFISYTKMHRNNENLPQLANMFLQYLSQSLH; translated from the coding sequence ATGCCGCTCGTAGTGTTTTGCGGGCTGCCGTACAGCGGCAAGAGCCGGCGTACTGAAGAGTTGCGCGTGGCGCTGGCTGCCGAGGGCCGCGCAGTGTACGTGGTGGACGACGCAGCTGTCTTGGGCGCAGAGGACCCAACCGTGTACGGGGATTCTGCCCGTGAGAAGGCATTGCGTGGAGCTCTGCGAGCCTCCGTGGAACGGCGCCTGAGTCGCCACGACGTGGTCATCCTGGACTCGCTTAACTACATCAAAGGTTTCCGTTACGAGCTCTACTGCCTGGCACGGGCGGCGCGCACCCCGCTCTGCCTGGTCTACTGCGTACGGCCCGGCGGCCCGAGCGCGGGACCTCAGGTGGGGGGCGCGAACGAGAACCTCGGCCGGAACGTCAGTGTGAGTTGGCGGCCACGCGCTGAGGAGGACGGGAGAGCCCAGGCGGCGGGCAGCAGCGTCCTCAGGGAACTGCATACTGCGGACTCTGTAGTAAATGGAAGTGCCCAGGCCGACGTACCCAAGGAACTGGAGCGAGAAGAATCCGGGGCTGCGGAGTCTCCAGCTCTTGTGACTCCGGAATCAGAGAAATCTGCAAAGCATGGGTCCGGTGCCTTTTACTCTCCCGAACTCCTGGAGGCCCTAACGCTGCGCTTTGAGGCTCCCGATTCTCGGAATCGCTGGGACCGGCCTTTATTCACTTTGGTGGGCCTAAAGGAGCCGTTGCCCCTGGCGGGGATCCGCTCTGCCCTGTTTGAGAACCGGGCCCCACCACCCCATCAGTCTACTCAGTCCCAGCCCCTGGCCTCCGGCAGCTTTCTGCACCAGTTGGACCAGGTCACGAGTCAAGTATTGGCCGGATTGATGGAAGCGCAGAAGAGCGCTGTCCCCGGGGACTTGCTCACGCTTCCTGGTACCACAGAGCACTTGCGGTTTACCCGGCCCTTGACCATGGCAGAACTGAGTCGCCTCCGTCGCCAGTTTATTTCGTACACTAAAATGCATCGCAACAATGAGAACTTGCCGCAACTGGCCAACATGTTTCTTCAGTATTTGAGCCAAAGCCTGCACTAA